The window GAAAAAcaacccgttttctttgtttatttgtgcaCACAAATATTTACCATATTCACTTGGGATATGAAATACACATATTTGGCAATACCAGACAGATAACTTTAGGgaatgtcataaaaaaaaaaaagcaacattcCAGGCTATCACTTGGTATTCCAGTCAAATATTCCATTAAACATGAATTTTAAATGTAATTCCTATTcagatttttatttctattcatctattaaTCATCTGAATAGCTCAATCCTTAATGTCAAAattcttacctttcctcctccagcttgAGACAAATGTCTTGTCTTGCAAACAAATATTCCACCATTTTCAATCATAATCTTAGAATGTAAGAATGCAAAGTTCCGATACAGATGACGTATTTCACCCTGTCGACCCtgaagtaaaaatatataaagttaaACCAGTTGATCACAAAAACAGAAATCTTAAAATTAATAAGATTCCAACTCATGGAAAATATAGCATAGTTAGAACCATCTTATAAGCTGGAATCTCAgcaaggcaacaaaatattcaataaaaaaaaataaaaaaagatggttTCTAAATTTACTCAATCCTTTGTAATTCTAACACCATACTGATCAAACAAACCCAAATCAGACCAAACTCAGCATAAGCTACACAGTAATACTTGGCATGCTCCTATTAGGATTGTTGACTGTTGTTTTATTAAGATGTAGTGGATATGTCATCAAagcttcaccccttcaccctcctACATATGATACTTACTCtattatctccctttcttttaaatatttaaCATTCTTCTTACAATATATCTCATTATCATTTAATATTACCTATTTTATGCAAGAACACTTGGTGCTAAAGTGATGATAAGATGAAGCAAGGATATCACTTACTGAGTGTGGCCCATCAATAACTTTTACAATATCCTTCACTTGGATTGTGCTTTGTTCAGAATCTAGAGCCATGGCacgtctgttttccttcttcttatgcACTGCTTGGGGCTTCACATGAACAAGCTTGCCATGCATGTTCAAAACTTGGAAATTTTCCTTCTCAAGTCTCACAATCACACCAACAGTCTGGGCActttaaggagaaaagaatgagtaactaaataacagaaaaacacTTTTCTGAAAATTGTATAGACATGGGCTGCATAATTTAactgaaattatatatacaatTGCTAATACCAGCTATTTGTAACCTATTAAATGAATTGTTCACTCACTCAAGAGACACCAAGTCTCCCCACTGGAACTGGCCAAGAGAGTCAACACCAGTGGCAACATCAGCACATAACTGGAGATCACGAGGTAGTACCTGAAATGATAAGCAACAAATTACGTATCACCTATTTTGAAATAACATGAAAACTAAAATACCAAATCTCTGACATTCTTTATCATGAATATCAAATAAGTACTATACATTACCTTGAGTTCGTGCATTGTCAGATCAGAAAAGAGAACAatcatattttcttccactctgaCAATGAGTCCTGTGTCACCTTCATATCTTCCTGCAATGACTTTTACATGGTCACCTTGATTAAAATATTTCTTCAGTTCATGGGCAAGAAATTCTAATTCATCCTTAAGATCTTCATGCTTGGGGAAGATTGTAATCTTGTTTCCATCAACACGTGTTACTGAGCCCATCAAATTCACCAATTCACCTTCCACCACTTCAACGTTGTCACCAGGAGCAAAGCTGTGCCCATCATCCTCACGACCACTTGTGGTGAGCTgcataagggaaaaaaaagagttttaaaagtatttttgtCTCTCTAATAAGCTTTCAAAGATATCCTTTTGATTAAATATTGGAAATTGTAAGCTAGTTTAACATAATGTAAATGATATGCAAATTAGTGGAAATAACATTTACCTCCATGTCTGCCAAGCTTTGTTCCTCAAACTTCTCAAGTTCACTTAGTGTTGGTTTTACTCCATCTGCTACAATAGCTGATATAGCAAATGATTTATACAAATATCCCTTATGAGTGTAACGATTCATTTCAAAGTTAAGGAAGTCACCATCCTGtgtgacttctccaccaatggCACGAATTGCATCCGTGTCAAACAACTTTTGGGCAGGAcgcctctgtttctttctcttgaggTCATTATCTGGCTGGCTTGATCTGAAACATTACAAATACCATTAAAAGATGGGTCACCATAAATATTAATTCAGccataacttttcttttccttcaactcTATTTTACAGAATATAGCATATACAGTCCTTACCCCTAACATTCAGCTTTATGGGTGACAAAAACCCCCTATATTGTGAAAAAGCATATTGTAAGCTAAAAAGTCAATGGGAAAATGGTATATGGTCAGACAGCCCCCAAAATTAAGTTACTTTATCATAACTTATTTGTACCGTATTTATGCTAGTGTGTCACAGAAGAGCTCGTTTATGACCCCGTACTAGATGctataaacataatttatagAAGAAATGAAGCTTAAGTGGGCAAGAGGAGCAGACAAGAACATAGGTTGCAGAatgctgtgttttttttaacaACATGCAGAGTTGGtcttggtggaggaggagatgggaagacTGTTTCATTTTgtgccttttcatttatttttcataaactCTTGCTTCATCACTTAACTTACTCATTACACTTTTAATGCTACACTTTATTTCTGAACTTAATTGATACACTTTTCCTACTTCACTTTTGCTtaacttaattttcttcattccttttgcctttttagccaTTGATTCTCCTAAgtctaatttccttttctttgttccttcaaCTTAATGagctcctcctttatttctaaaTTGATCTTTTGATTCTTGGAATTTCTGGGTGGAGCTGATAATTTCTAGTTAATGAAATTCACAATGCAGTGTTTTATTGGAGGGGACAAGGAGGTAGCAGTGAGTGTGTTGGTGGGGGAAAGGCGCATGTGTTCACCTGCTGGAGTCTGATCTTCTGGTGATGAACTAACTTATGAGTCCTAATCATAGTCCAATGGTTTAGTAATTTCAGTAACAATGACATGGTGAGTCAGACACATATGTATATTGGAAGCAATTAGGCACATTGAGGGAAGACGCTATTTTTACCTTATAATCATAATGACAGAATTCATGTATCAATAACTCCCATTCAACTATTTAAGACAATTAATAATTAGCATTTTTTAAATGAAGCCACATATAGTGAGAAACACACATTGCAAACACACATATTGGGGATAACTACTGTATGTACACACATCTTATATTTTCAAAGAATAATGTATGTAAATCAAGCAAATACATTTACAGCATACAAATAACCTTATAaaatggaacagagagagagagagagagagagagagagagagagagagagagagagagagagagagagagagagaggtgggggggaaaCTTACTTGAGAGCTCCTCGCATACGTGTATAATCAATGCGAGGAATGAGTTTGAGGTGTACTGTATTCTGTGATGCATCAACATAATCTACTTGTGCCAAGTCATCCTTGAAGATCCCTGAATTAAAAATCTTAGTAAATCACAATGCAGAaataaggatatttttttcactagtATATAATCTCTTGGTATAAACATAATCTTTATACTtctcttgtttaattttttacCTCAAATGTGAAGTGTATACATGAATATGATCATTAAACAGATCACTTATAATTTTAGAAACATAACTTAAAAAAACTTACCTCTCTTGAGCCTAACCCAAGCCCCTCGTTTCAGTGTGGGCACCTCCTTCACAACACGTAGTACATCTGTCATTTGGTTGATTGGCACCATCTGCAGAAGGTATGAATATTGGCATTAGGTATGTCTATCTACAGACAGTAACTATCGGAAAtttaacaaaaaatacaaaaaatatatgactGAAGTTATGAATCTTGAATTAACTTCAGAAAATTTCAATAATATTCAAATATTAGTCATATTAATATTAAAATTTTGCTATTTAGCCAGTCACCAAAAATACAATTAACTATGCTTACAGTTTGCCTCCATATTCCCAGTCGTAGATTGGATATGCCTTCCATTGCTGACTTAACATGAGACTGCTTGTAAGCCTCTATGTAGATATAGCCCTTTACACCTTCAGGAGCAACAACAGACTTGATCTGCAGAGGCTCCTCCGTAAACTGGTAGGCAAACATTTTGCGAATCAACTGCAAACATGTCACTTTTTCTTCACCAATGCGGCATTTCACCATCCAAAGATTAGGGTCTCTGAAATTTCATGGAGAGTTACAAATGAGCACATGTCTTGGAAAACAAAATACAGCACTTAACTTAATTCTAAGTGATCATCCTACAGCACAAAAAAGATCAAATAAATTATGAttataataaaaagttaaaaataggaGTAGAATATAACTTACTTAACGCCAGGCAATAGTGTCTGTTGAGTAATTTCATCGgtcatctcttctcctccctcgccAAAgcgcacagcagcagcagaggtcTCATCAGCATACTTGCGACGATAGtattcttcaatttcttcttctcgCTCATTGCTGAAAGTAAAACGAAAATCTAGATGAAGTATTTAGGAATTACAAATGGCACtataatggaaaaagagaggtaAGGAATCTCTTTCCCTAACACTCTCTACTCAGTAGCAATGGacaagtaatgaaagaaagaagggtatAAAATTTCTAAGGGGAATATTTAGTGGCTCTGACTACTTTCAATATTACCTAAAATAAGGATTAGAACTCAAGAAATATCTTAAGAGTTAAGTTTGTTTCACTTACTCCCAGACACTGTGTGCTCTGCGGTGGGCTTCAACCTCCCGGGCAGTAAcacccacttcctctttctcattggcCAGGAGATCATAGTCGTCTCCCTGTATAATGTGAGGATTAGATATTACATTTTTCATAATGGCAGTATAAATCATTAAAATTACACATAATTATCAGTGATTCTATAACCCAGGATCTTAAGTAGATTCCTGATCCCTTTAAAACTAATTTAAAGTCATGTTTCAAAGTAtgtgtaaataaatacatatgaaCTAAAATAATGTAGCACCCTAAATTTGCTAAATGAAGTAAGTAAGGgaatgaaaacataaacaataaCCATTTTTCACTTtggaataagataaaaacataaaaattaaCCTTTTGTGATTGATATATGTTTTACATATGAATACTCTTCTCCTAATTCAGATTTTATCATCTGTAAAGTTAGAGGAAAATTTTTCATTGcaaaatttttccatttttttttaccagcgttaaaaaataaaaaaacatttcattctaaatatttttttctgattattgGAATGTGTTCTTTACTTTAAGAAGAATGTTTCTATACAGTTGTGAAACATTTTAGATATCCTAAGGGTGTAGCATAGACAATAGCCATCTTTAATTtcataattgaaaaaaataaataaataaaattttacATTTAACAATTATTATATGTTTTCATATCAATATTCTTCTCTTTGATACAGAATTAACTGTCTGCAAACTTGCAGGAAAAATTTTATTGCAAAGTATTTTTAAAAAATATTTCATTCCAAATTTATTAACTTTTTGGAATGTATTCTTTACTTACAACACTTTTATCCTCTCACAGTATTAGATATTGGCCATAATTAAACAGACAATATATCAATTTAAAGTAAATTCAATCCTATAActtactctttacttttctctttatatgaATGTTAACttacctcttcatcttcatcatcttccccttcatcatcatctacttCAGCCTCCTCCAAGAAATAATCAGAAAcagctcctctcttccttcgttttttcacATGcctctcatcatcttcatcttcttcactgTCATATCCCTGTTGAATGAAATTTAAAATATTGATTTATAACTACAGCACTGAAAAGTTTATAAAcattatgaaaatatgaaaattccTAATTTGGTATTTTAAAACTTGTTAAATACTTGCTATACACTAAAGTTGACATTATTCTTAAGTAAATATGTTAGGTGAACACAAACTATTTCCAAAAACATATTTGGTGATAATAGACATACATATACATGTTTTTGTGTATACTGGTGGTAAGTAAAATCAATCATCATTAAGTGAACCCCCCACACAACTTCTTATGAAAGGTACTAGTACTGGGTTAAGCCACAATCAAAactacaccaacaacaaactaataaaaataaataataataatgctacatTAATAAATATCCTAAAACAGTAGGAGAGTGGCAGGATATATAGGTGAAGGGGAGGCTGGAAGTCAGGGCTAGCCAGGGCTGCTCAGCTGCTGGGGCACTGGACTAGCTAGGATACAACTCCCATCAttagaaaagagatgagaggtgaCATGATTGCACTTTACAGATACTAAGTAGACAGTAAATCCTCTAAGCTGAAAGGGCACATAACTGTTCAGAGAGGTAACCGAGCTTTAATGAGTGAGTCAACTACCGTACATTTAAATACACAACAATCACAGCTCACACGACACTTAAAAGCAACTAGTAGCATGCACGCTATGGCTGCCTAGCAGGTAATTGCTGAACTACTGGATTCAGTTCGCAACAGCCAGGATTTTTAAGATTTCACACCA of the Portunus trituberculatus isolate SZX2019 chromosome 42, ASM1759143v1, whole genome shotgun sequence genome contains:
- the LOC123517449 gene encoding transcription elongation factor SPT5-like isoform X1 → MSESDASYHSDSEAEKSGQGSDSEGENRRSRSRSVSHGRSASRSVSRSRSRSRSGSRSRSRSRSRSQSRSRSRSRSRSVRSDEAMEARSGEEEISGDEEPADGEDIANSGYDSEEDEDDERHVKKRRKRGAVSDYFLEEAEVDDDEGEDDEDEEGDDYDLLANEKEEVGVTAREVEAHRRAHSVWDNEREEEIEEYYRRKYADETSAAAVRFGEGGEEMTDEITQQTLLPGVKDPNLWMVKCRIGEEKVTCLQLIRKMFAYQFTEEPLQIKSVVAPEGVKGYIYIEAYKQSHVKSAMEGISNLRLGIWRQTMVPINQMTDVLRVVKEVPTLKRGAWVRLKRGIFKDDLAQVDYVDASQNTVHLKLIPRIDYTRMRGALKSSQPDNDLKRKKQRRPAQKLFDTDAIRAIGGEVTQDGDFLNFEMNRYTHKGYLYKSFAISAIVADGVKPTLSELEKFEEQSLADMELTTSGREDDGHSFAPGDNVEVVEGELVNLMGSVTRVDGNKITIFPKHEDLKDELEFLAHELKKYFNQGDHVKVIAGRYEGDTGLIVRVEENMIVLFSDLTMHELKVLPRDLQLCADVATGVDSLGQFQWGDLVSLDAQTVGVIVRLEKENFQVLNMHGKLVHVKPQAVHKKKENRRAMALDSEQSTIQVKDIVKVIDGPHSGRQGEIRHLYRNFAFLHSKIMIENGGIFVCKTRHLSQAGGGKSSGGGLGAGGLGMGMGFMSPRLSSPAHSTGGQSERGDHGGGGGGFGERGRGRGRGRGAGRDKGIIGQTIKITQGPYKGHVGIVKDATDSTVRVELHSKCQTIIVDRSRVSVVGATNAKAGSFTSYTRTPTWGGSATPVYGNTGSRTPMYGSQTPQYDGSRTPHYGSTTPSHDGSATPGRQSAWDPTIANTPARHSEFEDYSFDDASPSPAYNPGTPGYQSDAGQGPYTPQTPGTVYSSDHNYSPYQPEPSPSGYQPAGGSPAAYVGTPSPGTGYQGSPSPVSGYASPSPLASFSPMTPGAASPYNPQTPGAGMDTLGMHDWQTTDIEVRIRETHDDSGLIGQTGVIRGVSGGMCSVFLPEEERVVNILGEHLEPVTPAQLDRVKVIFGEEREQTGSLLSIDHNEGVVKLDHADVKMLQLRYLCKMK
- the LOC123517449 gene encoding transcription elongation factor SPT5-like isoform X2; protein product: MSESDASYHSDSEAEKSGQGSDSEGENRRSRSRSVSHGRSASRSVSRSRSRSRSGSRSRSRSRSRSQSRSRSRSRSRSVRSDEAMEARSGEEEISGDEEPADGEDIANSGYDSEEDEDDERHVKKRRKRGAVSDYFLEEAEVDDDEGEDDEDEEGDDYDLLANEKEEVGVTAREVEAHRRAHSVWDNEREEEIEEYYRRKYADETSAAAVRFGEGGEEMTDEITQQTLLPGVKDPNLWMVKCRIGEEKVTCLQLIRKMFAYQFTEEPLQIKSVVAPEGVKGYIYIEAYKQSHVKSAMEGISNLRLGIWRQTMVPINQMTDVLRVVKEVPTLKRGAWVRLKRGIFKDDLAQVDYVDASQNTVHLKLIPRIDYTRMRGALKSSQPDNDLKRKKQRRPAQKLFDTDAIRAIGGEVTQDGDFLNFEMNRYTHKGYLYKSFAISAIVADGVKPTLSELEKFEEQSLADMELTTSGREDDGHSFAPGDNVEVVEGELVNLMGSVTRVDGNKITIFPKHEDLKDELEFLAHELKKYFNQGDHVKVIAGRYEGDTGLIVRVEENMIVLFSDLTMHELKVLPRDLQLCADVATGVDSLGQFQWGDLVSLDAQTVGVIVRLEKENFQVLNMHGKLVHVKPQAVHKKKENRRAMALDSEQSTIQVKDIVKVIDGPHSGRQGEIRHLYRNFAFLHSKIMIENGGIFVCKTRHLSQAGGGKSSGGGLGAGGLGMGMGFMSPRLSSPAHSTGGQSERGDHGGGGGGFGERGRGRGRGRGAGRDKGIIGQTIKITQGPYKGHVGIVKDATDSTVRVELHSKCQTIIVDRSRVSVVGATNAKAGSFTSYTRTPTWGGSATPVYGNTGSRTPMYGSQTPQYDGSRTPHYGSTTPSHDGSATPGRQSAWDPTIANTPARHSEFEDYSFDDASPSPAYNPGTPGYQSDAGQGPYTPQTPGTVYSSDHNYSPYQPEPSPSGYQPGGSPAAYVGTPSPGTGYQGSPSPVSGYASPSPLASFSPMTPGAASPYNPQTPGAGMDTLGMHDWQTTDIEVRIRETHDDSGLIGQTGVIRGVSGGMCSVFLPEEERVVNILGEHLEPVTPAQLDRVKVIFGEEREQTGSLLSIDHNEGVVKLDHADVKMLQLRYLCKMK